The Neurospora crassa OR74A linkage group I, whole genome shotgun sequence genome segment CCAGACGAGGAGTACCCAGAGTGGCTCTGGAGGTGCTTGGAGGtgcagaagaagacggacgaTGCTGCTGATGCGGACGCTGGTGATGAGTTCTGTATGTtgccaacctacctacctacctacctacctccccaCCTTCCTTTTCCATCCCCCCTTCCCAAAAAAAAGCAATCCAGACTAACACACTCTCCTTTCTTCCAAAAGCCAAATCCAAGAAACAGCGTCGCCTAGCCATGAAGCGCGCGCGCGCCCAAGAGGCCAAGATCCTGGCTTCCGGCGACCTCGAGGCCCTGGCACCCAAGATCCCGCTACAGAAGCAGTCGGTCAACCTCCCCGGAGCTGTGAACGGCGGCGTGCAGGATGCCGTGCTGGCGGACGAGAAGCGGGAGGAGCTGCGCAAGGCGATGCGCAAGGAGCGCAAGGCCAAGATTAAGGAGAGTAACTACCTCAAGGCTATGTAAGCAtgaggggtggtggtggttcgaGAGGCAGAGGCCCGagggaggacgaggacgaaacatgggaggagatgggtgggaaggaagaaaaagaagagggggagCACGtgaagggagagaaggagggacggctagagcagcagcagcagcagcagcagcagcagcagccgagtTGATGTGGTGGGCTCGTATGTGTACTAACATCCAACCGTCCAAGAACGACTTCATGGTATGGCTACCTACGGGCACGAAAgcggacatggacatggggGAATTGTCCTGAATGTAAGAAAACTATATACGGCTTCAGGAGGGTGAAGGGCCTGAGAGCCCTGGAGTGGACAGCCAGAGAGCCATTTGCTATGGTTAGATCCAAAAACGATTCTGTACAAATACATGTGATTCAGTTAGTAACCATAAATTATTGAATGTTTGGACAACAGGTCAGAATTTTGCTCGTGTGCTTGCTTCCCAAGCATCGGTAAATATATTGCCTAACAAGTGCCATTTCTTTGTGCCGCTCGTTGGGCATTCTCAACTTGCTGCTATTCACTGACTTCTGAGTTTCTGGCTAGCATGATATAATATGGCCCATACGATAATCCTTTCTCTGAAATAGATTCCAGGTCCATAACAGCACAGCTTGGATACCCCCTTCAATCTTCCTCGGACACCTCACCAATCGAAGATTGCTTCAGTTTAATCTCCGACTTGATGTTCTTTATACTGCCTTCCAGACGTTTCTTCATGATAATGCTTGTTGCCTTGGACAACTGCTCCTCGTACGAGGCCAGCTGCTTCCTCAGTGTGGCAATCTCAGCCTTGACTCCCGCCACCTCATCATGGCGCTCTTCATCGCCGTCATCGTCCATGTcaccctcatcatcctcgtcgtcttcatctgattcgtcctcctcgctgACTGCTTCGGCCGCACTCTCCTCGGTTTGTGCAGCGGTAGGCGTACCCGTGTTGGCGGTGGGGGGTGTGGGAAGATCCATGCCGCCGCCTAACGCCGTGGGCGTGGCAGCGCCAAAGTCCATGGCGTCCATTGCTTCGGCAGGTGTGTCTGCCGCGTTTTCGAATTCTGCCTCGAGATCGTCGAACAGGTTGTCGTCGTCTTGGTTCTGCATATTTGCGTCCCCGAAATAGTCCTCTAGTCGGTCTTCTTCGCCTCCCATGCCTCCGTCCTCGTCACCGTATTCGTGATCGGACTCGGGCGCAGCGGTATTTCCGTGCCCGCCCTCTGCTACAAGCTCGTACCTGGAGTTGAGGGCTTCCCTGTCTGCTGCCAGCAACCGCTCGACCTCGGCTTCCTTGTTCTGGATTTCCAATTTGCTGAGGCGTTTTCTAAACCTCCGGTTTCGTGCATCATGCATCGGCGGGGTGATACCATGGGGCCATCTGTGGCCATGCTCGACAGCCTTGGGTAAAGGAACCGACTTGGCCTCCGCCTCGTCTTTGACCTTAGCAAAGACAAGGATCATTTGGCAAATGTCGGCTGACTTGACCATGGATTTCTTATCCCACGTCTTCATGCCCTCGGTGATTGTGGGTAGATCAACCAGAATAGCGGCGTACGGTTGCCCTTGAATAACAAACATTACTCGCcgtccttcttcatccagaAACTTCATTGTAACATCGGCGCCACCTTGATGTTTAGGAACGCCCACTTTCCTTTCAGCCACGGCTTTCCGGAGATAGTCGCAGTGCTCACCAGGCATCATGCGCAAGATCAGCTGCTCTTCAATTACTGGGTCGACTTCCCTATCATCGGCCTCCGAATCGTAACCCTCCCCCAGCGGCCGCGTCGGTATTTTGCCCTGCGATTTTAGGCGAACCTTGGGAGCTAGAAGCGGAGTTT includes the following:
- a CDS encoding transcription initiation factor TFIID subunit 7, whose translation is MDPPGPVKRTLTLKINTQSNGSSQAGRTGSPAVTPGPGHNLSAASPPPQTPGGSQGPRKIKLNVKGTSSQPPTPAGPRPPSHSNTSSQPTQPRISTGSSAAPNIFMSKPKTASKVFLNAAARKRPREETEAEDGPTANGIGGESRPKKITLKAPSGTTPVQTPLLAPKVRLKSQGKIPTRPLGEGYDSEADDREVDPVIEEQLILRMMPGEHCDYLRKAVAERKVGVPKHQGGADVTMKFLDEEGRRVMFVIQGQPYAAILVDLPTITEGMKTWDKKSMVKSADICQMILVFAKVKDEAEAKSVPLPKAVEHGHRWPHGITPPMHDARNRRFRKRLSKLEIQNKEAEVERLLAADREALNSRYELVAEGGHGNTAAPESDHEYGDEDGGMGGEEDRLEDYFGDANMQNQDDDNLFDDLEAEFENAADTPAEAMDAMDFGAATPTALGGGMDLPTPPTANTGTPTAAQTEESAAEAVSEEDESDEDDEDDEGDMDDDGDEERHDEVAGVKAEIATLRKQLASYEEQLSKATSIIMKKRLEGSIKNIKSEIKLKQSSIGEVSEED